The genomic region GCGGCCGGTGTCGCGGGCGCTGGCCGACAGCGTGCGGCGATTCAGGATTCCGCGGCGGCATTTCGAAGATGTGATCGCGGGCGTTGAGATGGATCTCTCGCGCGATCGCTATCCTACGTTCGAGGAGCTCAGGCTGTACTGCTATCGCGTCGCGTCGGCGGTGGGACTGATTTGCATCGAGATTTTCGGGTACCGGAATCCGTCGGCGAAATCGTATGCGGAGAATCTCGGTATCGCATTTCAGCTCACGAATATTTTGCGCGACGTGCGGGAAGATGCCGGACGCAAGCGAATTTATCTTCCGCTCGAAGACCTGAAACGATTCGGCGTCAGCGAGGATGACATCCTGCGCGGCGTCTATAGCGGCAATTTTGTCAGCCTGATGGATTTTGAAGCGAAACGAGCGCGGCAATTTTACGAACTCGCGCTTGGACAACTTGCTCCAGAAGATCGAGCGACGCTGCTGACGGCGGAAGCGATGCGATTAATTTACGGCGCGCTGCTCGAGCGGATTATCAAATCGAATTATCGCGTGCTCGATCGGCGTCACAGCCTTTCGGCGCCGCACAAACTTTACCTGGTCGGGCGCGCGTGGGCCGCAAGTCGATTAAGCGCGCGGATCGGATGACACTTAATTCCGAATGACCACAACCAATACGATGCCTGGCGCGAAGGATGTGGTCGTAATCGGCGCCGGATTCGCCGGACTTAGCGCCGCCGTCGCGCTGGCCAGCAAGGGGTTTCGCGTCGTCGTGCTCGAAGGCAAGCCGGCGCTGGGCGGACGCGCGTATTCGTTCTCCGACGCGGAGACCGGGGATTTCGTCGATAACGGCCAGCACGTGCTGATGGGTTGCTACAGCGAGACGCTCGATTTTATCGAACAGATCGGCGCGCGCGACAAGCTGGTATTTCAGGAGGATCTCGAAATCGAAATGCTGGCCGGAGCGGGACGAAGCGCGCGGCTTCGGACCAGCCGGCTGCCGGGGCCGTTGCATATGTCGGGCGCGCTGCTCGGTTATGGTCATCTGACGACGCGCGAGCGAGTCGCGGCGATGCGCGCGGGGTTCAAGTTGCTGGCGATGCGCCGGCGCGGAGAGTTGAAGAATCTGACGGTGTCCGAGTTGATGGATCGGCTCGGGCAGTCGGAAAATGCGCGGCAATGTTTTTGGTATCCGATATCGGTCGCGACTCTGAATGACGAGCCCGAATCGTCGTCGGCGGAATTGCTGGCGGAGGTTCTGAAGCGCGCATTTTTTTCGCGCCGCCGCGACTCGGCGTTTGTCTATTCGCGGGTGGGGCTCAGCGATCTCTATTGCACGGGCGCGAAACAGTTCATCGAGCGTGCGGGCGGCGCGGTCGAAACGCGGGCGACGGTTGAGATGCTCGAACCGGGTGAGGGCGGAAGAATCCAGAGCGTGAGGCTTCGCGGCGGACGGCGAATCGAGGCGTCGAATTTCATCGCGGCGGTGCCGGCGCCCCAGTTGATGCGGCTCTTGCCGGAGAACGCGGTCGCCAACAATTTCTTCGCGCGGCTGGCGGGGCTGTCCAGTTCGCCGATTATCTGCGCGCACGTATGGTTCGATCGCGAAATCACCGACTCGCCGTTCGTAGGATTTATCGACACGACTACGCAATGGATGTTCAACAAGCGGCGCATCTTCAGCGAGCGCGGCGAGCAGCATCCGGGGTACCTGAGTTTCGTGATCAGCGGCGCGCGCAAGCTGATCGATCTGGGCAACGACGAATTGATCGCAATCGTGATGCGCGATCTAAAGCGGATGATACCGGCCGCGGCGGAAGCGAACGTCGTCAAATGGCTGGTGCTCAAGGAAAAACAGGCGACGATGGCGCCCGACCTGAGTTCGCATGAACTGCGGCCGACGGTC from Candidatus Binatus sp. harbors:
- the hpnD gene encoding presqualene diphosphate synthase HpnD; this translates as MAVAASASSSAHNGALLEADYERCAQVTRRSSSNFYYAFMLLPAERRRALHAVYAFCRFVDDIADDESVRDPAYLLDKWRDELGRVYAGDPTRPVSRALADSVRRFRIPRRHFEDVIAGVEMDLSRDRYPTFEELRLYCYRVASAVGLICIEIFGYRNPSAKSYAENLGIAFQLTNILRDVREDAGRKRIYLPLEDLKRFGVSEDDILRGVYSGNFVSLMDFEAKRARQFYELALGQLAPEDRATLLTAEAMRLIYGALLERIIKSNYRVLDRRHSLSAPHKLYLVGRAWAASRLSARIG
- the hpnE gene encoding hydroxysqualene dehydroxylase HpnE; this translates as MTTTNTMPGAKDVVVIGAGFAGLSAAVALASKGFRVVVLEGKPALGGRAYSFSDAETGDFVDNGQHVLMGCYSETLDFIEQIGARDKLVFQEDLEIEMLAGAGRSARLRTSRLPGPLHMSGALLGYGHLTTRERVAAMRAGFKLLAMRRRGELKNLTVSELMDRLGQSENARQCFWYPISVATLNDEPESSSAELLAEVLKRAFFSRRRDSAFVYSRVGLSDLYCTGAKQFIERAGGAVETRATVEMLEPGEGGRIQSVRLRGGRRIEASNFIAAVPAPQLMRLLPENAVANNFFARLAGLSSSPIICAHVWFDREITDSPFVGFIDTTTQWMFNKRRIFSERGEQHPGYLSFVISGARKLIDLGNDELIAIVMRDLKRMIPAAAEANVVKWLVLKEKQATMAPDLSSHELRPTVETPIPNFFLAGDWIQTGLPATIESAVIAGRAAANAIVSRAGG